In a genomic window of Gloeocapsopsis dulcis:
- a CDS encoding YqaE/Pmp3 family membrane protein, with protein sequence MDILRLICAIFIPPLGVFLQVGLGRDFWINVLLTLLGYIPGIVHAVWIILSK encoded by the coding sequence ATGGACATTCTCCGACTAATATGTGCAATCTTCATACCACCACTTGGTGTATTTTTGCAAGTAGGTTTGGGCAGAGATTTTTGGATTAATGTGCTTTTAACTTTACTGGGTTACATTCCAGGAATAGTTCATGCGGTTTGGATCATTCTTTCTAAATAA
- a CDS encoding NAD(P)H-quinone oxidoreductase subunit 4 yields the protein MLSTQIPWLTTIILLPLVAALAIPLIPDNQGKTVRWYALGVGITDLVLMVYAVWQNYDLQISTFQLAESYPWIPQLGMNWSVAVDGLSLPLVLLTGFVTTLSILAAWNVTKKPRLFFALMLMMYSAQIGVFVAQDMLLFFLMWELELVPVYLLISIWGGQNRRYAATKFILYTAAGSIFILVAAFAMAMYGDVVTFDMATLGIKQYPRAFELLVYAALLIAFGVKLPIFPLHTWLPDAHSEASAPVSMILAGVLLKMAGYGLIRMNIEMLPNAHVSFAPILAILGVVNIVYGALAAFAQTNLKRRLAYSSIAHMGFVLIGIASFTELGIGGAVLQMVSHGLIAASLFFLSGVTYERTHTLIMEKMGGMAQAMPKVFALFTAGAMASLALPGMSGFVGELTIFLGITTSDAYNPVFKVVVTLLAAMGVILTPIYLLSMLRQVFYGNDNSGIVIEEYLGDAKPREVFIAVCLLLPIIGIGMYPKLATQTYDVKTVAVAAQVRQVLPTVIAQKQRSPLYSTALVAPQLAVPESQVLIASE from the coding sequence ATGCTTAGCACACAAATTCCTTGGTTAACAACTATTATTCTGTTACCGTTGGTGGCTGCCCTAGCTATTCCTTTGATTCCAGACAATCAAGGTAAAACAGTTCGCTGGTACGCCTTAGGAGTAGGGATAACGGATTTAGTTCTGATGGTATACGCCGTTTGGCAGAACTACGATTTACAAATCTCAACATTTCAACTAGCAGAAAGCTATCCTTGGATACCCCAGCTAGGCATGAACTGGTCGGTTGCGGTAGATGGCTTATCTTTACCTTTGGTGTTGTTAACAGGTTTTGTAACTACGCTGTCAATCTTGGCAGCGTGGAACGTTACGAAGAAGCCACGCTTGTTTTTCGCGTTGATGCTGATGATGTACAGCGCGCAGATTGGCGTATTTGTTGCCCAGGATATGCTGTTGTTCTTCCTGATGTGGGAACTCGAATTAGTACCTGTTTACTTGCTGATTTCGATTTGGGGAGGACAAAATCGCCGCTACGCTGCAACAAAGTTTATCCTCTACACTGCTGCAGGATCGATATTTATCTTAGTAGCCGCTTTTGCAATGGCAATGTATGGCGATGTCGTTACCTTTGACATGGCAACTTTGGGTATTAAGCAGTATCCTAGAGCGTTTGAACTTTTGGTTTATGCTGCATTACTAATTGCTTTTGGCGTCAAGCTACCAATCTTCCCATTACATACTTGGCTTCCAGATGCCCACAGTGAAGCTTCTGCACCTGTTTCAATGATTTTGGCAGGAGTATTGCTCAAAATGGCAGGCTACGGGCTAATTCGCATGAATATCGAAATGTTGCCCAATGCCCATGTTTCGTTTGCCCCCATACTCGCAATTTTGGGTGTAGTTAACATTGTCTACGGTGCATTAGCCGCGTTTGCTCAAACTAATCTCAAGCGTCGCTTGGCATATTCCTCAATCGCCCACATGGGTTTTGTGTTAATCGGTATTGCTTCGTTTACCGAACTCGGTATCGGCGGTGCAGTATTACAAATGGTATCGCATGGTTTAATTGCAGCTAGCTTGTTCTTCTTGTCGGGAGTTACCTACGAGCGTACGCATACGCTGATTATGGAGAAAATGGGTGGTATGGCACAAGCGATGCCTAAAGTTTTCGCACTATTCACCGCTGGGGCAATGGCTTCTTTAGCGCTACCTGGTATGAGTGGCTTTGTTGGTGAATTAACGATCTTTTTGGGAATTACCACAAGTGATGCTTACAACCCTGTATTTAAGGTTGTCGTCACTCTCTTAGCTGCAATGGGAGTGATTTTAACTCCAATTTACTTATTATCGATGCTGCGCCAAGTGTTTTACGGTAATGACAATTCTGGCATTGTGATTGAAGAGTATCTTGGTGACGCGAAGCCACGCGAGGTATTTATTGCGGTTTGCTTATTGTTACCAATTATCGGCATTGGGATGTATCCCAAATTGGCAACTCAAACATATGATGTCAAAACAGTTGCAGTTGCAGCGCAAGTACGTCAAGTTTTACCAACAGTTATCGCGCAAAAGCAGCGATCGCCTCTATACTCAACTGCATTAGTTGCACCACAGCTAGCTGTACCTGAATCACAAGTGCTCATCGCTAGCGAATAA
- a CDS encoding dienelactone hydrolase family protein, giving the protein MKILRSFLLAPIFALAFSTVAQAAIQTQVVEYKQGNTVLEGYLAYDDEIQGRRPGVMVVHEWMGIDSYVQQRAQQLAKLGYVAFASDIYGKGVRPKNPEEAAAQAKIYRSNRQLMRDRALAGLQVLQKNSLTDAQRIAAIGYCFGGGTVLELARSGANVAGVVSFHGNLDTPNPSDAKNIKGKVLVLHGAEDPLVPPEQVLGFAEEMGNAGVDWQLIAYGGAVHSFTNPKAGNDKSQGTAYNQLADRRSWQDMRQFFAEIFGVR; this is encoded by the coding sequence ATGAAGATCTTACGCTCCTTTTTACTTGCTCCTATTTTTGCTTTAGCTTTTAGCACAGTTGCCCAAGCCGCAATTCAAACACAAGTTGTGGAATACAAGCAAGGCAACACTGTATTAGAAGGATATCTAGCTTACGATGATGAAATTCAAGGCAGACGTCCTGGTGTGATGGTTGTTCATGAGTGGATGGGGATTGATTCTTATGTTCAACAACGCGCACAACAATTAGCAAAACTAGGATACGTTGCCTTTGCATCTGATATTTACGGTAAAGGAGTCAGACCAAAAAATCCTGAAGAGGCAGCAGCACAAGCTAAGATTTACAGATCTAATCGTCAGTTGATGCGCGATCGCGCTTTGGCAGGATTGCAAGTTCTACAAAAAAATTCTTTAACTGATGCCCAACGCATTGCTGCTATTGGATACTGTTTCGGTGGTGGCACTGTATTGGAACTCGCACGGAGTGGAGCAAATGTTGCTGGCGTTGTCAGTTTTCATGGTAATTTAGATACGCCAAATCCCAGTGATGCGAAAAATATTAAGGGTAAAGTACTTGTGTTGCATGGTGCTGAAGATCCATTAGTACCACCTGAACAAGTTTTAGGCTTTGCTGAGGAAATGGGTAATGCTGGCGTTGATTGGCAATTAATTGCTTACGGTGGTGCAGTCCATAGTTTTACAAATCCTAAAGCGGGTAATGATAAATCTCAAGGAACCGCGTATAATCAATTAGCTGATCGCCGTTCTTGGCAGGACATGCGGCAGTTTTTCGCGGAGATATTTGGAGTAAGGTAA
- a CDS encoding translation initiation factor has protein sequence MAAANRNSDSPYVYREFGGDKSPALERGTQDLPPAQQNLRVQASRKGRKGKTVTVISGFQTKPETLAALVKQLKAQCGSGGTVKDNEIEIQGDHKQKIIEILTQQGYKAKISGG, from the coding sequence ATGGCTGCTGCAAATCGTAATTCTGATAGTCCTTATGTTTACCGCGAGTTTGGCGGCGATAAGTCTCCAGCCCTAGAACGCGGAACTCAAGACTTACCACCTGCGCAACAAAACCTCCGTGTCCAAGCTTCGCGTAAAGGACGCAAGGGTAAAACAGTGACTGTGATTAGTGGTTTTCAAACAAAACCAGAAACTTTAGCGGCTTTGGTAAAACAACTCAAAGCGCAATGCGGTAGTGGCGGAACCGTTAAAGACAACGAAATTGAGATTCAAGGCGATCACAAGCAAAAAATTATTGAAATTCTCACTCAACAAGGTTACAAAGCAAAAATCAGTGGTGGCTAA
- a CDS encoding mechanosensitive ion channel family protein, giving the protein MNRLLRPRPFQTAIRLMLICVFTVSASLGWTLTGWVPPAQSQLPSLPTATSNDPTKPPQEVTRSGDLEIAPVKSPLDGKQLFEVASPTIWNRDNVPEGTIPVEVRAQEITDRLWRVVNRAFQAKTKPTVAVEIATLNNRLILQLSDDQSSRPIRLVTVTEPDADYHSETLDQLAQEWQGIVQAEMVRLKQLSSVDVLRQRLGQSLQILLGLLVASFAIWFLQRLLTRRQKRLEARYQQELAAITKAEKARKATDEIAQSDITAGKGAEAKQVVDLRSQFLVTMHHHFSVKGRLEFDKFLKWGLFWLFILSWYIGIYAILSRIPVLMRWSNYVLATPLEIILVWFSISLAIRISKSLIDWFIDTWKVNPYLPLGEVQRIALRTRTISGALKGLSTFILVVIGILLTLGLFNIPTSSILAVGTVFGLAISFGSQSLIKDLVNGCLILIEDQYAVGDVIQIGNKSGLVENLNLRVTQLRNGEGQLITIPNSNITDVSNLTRLWSRIDFSIVVAYENDPKQVLDILKEVSQQLFREPEWRDRLPEPPEVLGIDDLSHTGMLMRVWIKTTPMEQWSVGREFRLRVRQAFEANNIQIGRPQWITYNAALAKSTLQN; this is encoded by the coding sequence ATGAATCGGCTTCTACGACCTCGTCCCTTCCAAACTGCGATCCGCTTGATGCTAATTTGTGTATTTACAGTTAGTGCGAGCCTTGGCTGGACACTCACTGGTTGGGTTCCCCCTGCCCAGAGCCAACTGCCTTCCTTGCCAACGGCTACTTCCAACGATCCCACAAAGCCTCCACAAGAGGTCACCCGGTCGGGAGATCTTGAGATAGCTCCGGTCAAGTCCCCGCTTGACGGTAAGCAATTGTTTGAAGTAGCATCCCCCACGATCTGGAATCGTGACAACGTGCCAGAAGGCACAATTCCGGTCGAAGTTCGGGCGCAAGAAATTACCGATCGCCTGTGGCGCGTTGTGAATCGAGCCTTTCAAGCAAAAACAAAGCCGACAGTGGCAGTGGAGATCGCCACGCTGAATAATCGACTAATTCTCCAGCTCAGCGACGATCAATCTTCCCGCCCAATTAGATTGGTTACGGTAACAGAACCTGATGCCGACTATCACAGCGAAACCCTGGATCAGTTGGCTCAGGAGTGGCAAGGGATTGTTCAAGCTGAAATGGTTCGGCTCAAGCAGCTTTCTTCAGTCGACGTATTGCGCCAGCGATTGGGGCAGTCGTTGCAAATCTTGCTGGGGCTTTTGGTTGCAAGCTTCGCGATCTGGTTTTTGCAACGACTGTTGACGCGCAGACAGAAAAGGCTGGAAGCCCGCTATCAGCAAGAATTGGCAGCGATTACCAAGGCAGAAAAAGCCAGAAAAGCGACGGATGAAATTGCCCAAAGCGACATCACCGCAGGCAAAGGAGCAGAAGCTAAACAGGTAGTCGACTTGCGATCGCAGTTTTTAGTAACCATGCACCACCACTTCAGTGTGAAAGGGCGCTTGGAGTTTGACAAGTTCTTGAAATGGGGGTTGTTCTGGCTGTTTATCTTGAGCTGGTATATCGGAATTTATGCGATCCTGTCTCGCATTCCAGTTCTGATGCGCTGGAGTAATTATGTTTTGGCAACACCACTAGAAATCATCCTAGTTTGGTTTAGCATCAGTCTTGCCATTCGCATCAGCAAAAGCCTGATCGACTGGTTCATTGATACCTGGAAAGTCAACCCTTACCTTCCTCTTGGAGAAGTTCAGCGAATTGCCTTGAGAACCCGAACGATTTCTGGAGCCTTAAAGGGGTTAAGCACCTTTATTTTGGTCGTGATTGGAATTCTTTTGACGCTTGGCTTATTTAACATTCCTACTAGTTCAATTTTAGCGGTGGGTACCGTGTTTGGTCTGGCGATTTCCTTTGGCTCTCAAAGCTTAATCAAGGATCTGGTCAACGGTTGCCTGATTTTGATTGAGGATCAGTATGCGGTTGGAGATGTAATCCAAATTGGCAATAAGAGTGGCTTAGTGGAAAATCTCAACCTGCGCGTGACTCAACTGCGAAATGGCGAAGGTCAACTGATTACCATTCCCAACAGCAACATCACCGATGTCAGCAATTTGACCCGCCTCTGGTCACGCATCGATTTTTCAATCGTTGTTGCTTATGAAAATGATCCCAAACAGGTTTTAGACATTCTCAAAGAGGTATCCCAGCAGCTTTTTCGCGAACCAGAGTGGCGCGATCGCCTGCCCGAACCACCGGAAGTGTTGGGCATTGATGACTTGTCCCATACTGGAATGTTGATGCGCGTCTGGATTAAAACTACACCGATGGAACAATGGAGCGTTGGCAGAGAATTTCGGCTGCGCGTGCGGCAAGCATTTGAAGCAAACAACATTCAAATTGGCAGACCGCAATGGATCACTTACAACGCCGCTCTGGCAAAATCTACCCTGCAAAATTAA
- the trpB gene encoding tryptophan synthase subunit beta has protein sequence MTTTPLPAQSQAEHRPDTLGRFGRFGGKYVPETLMPALSQLEAAYQQYRNDPEFIAELQELLRDYVGRATPLYFAERLTAHYARPDGTGAQIYLKREDLNHTGAHKINNALAQVLLAKRMGKQRIIAETGAGQHGVATATVCARFGLKCVIYMGVQDMERQSLNVFRMRLMGAEVSPVSAGTGTLKDATSEAIRDWVTNVESTHYILGSVAGPHPYPMIVRDFHAVIGKETRAQCLEKWGGLPDILLACVGGGSNAMGLFHEFVNEPSVRLIGVEAAGEGVNTEKHAATLTQGRVGVLHGAMSYLLQDDDGQVLEAHSISAGLDYPGVGPEHSYLKDQQRAEYYSVTDEEALAAFKRTAQLEGIIPALETAHAIAYLDTLCPQLDGSPRIVINCSGRGDKDVQTVAKHLQ, from the coding sequence GTGACTACTACTCCCTTACCCGCGCAATCTCAAGCTGAACACCGCCCCGACACACTTGGACGCTTTGGGCGCTTTGGTGGTAAATATGTACCTGAAACTTTGATGCCTGCTTTGAGTCAATTAGAAGCAGCATATCAGCAGTATCGCAACGACCCAGAATTTATCGCCGAATTACAGGAGTTACTGCGGGATTATGTAGGACGGGCTACACCATTATATTTCGCGGAACGTCTTACGGCGCATTATGCCCGACCCGATGGCACAGGCGCACAAATTTACTTAAAGCGCGAGGATTTAAACCACACCGGCGCACACAAAATTAATAATGCCCTAGCGCAAGTATTATTAGCTAAGCGCATGGGTAAGCAGCGAATCATTGCTGAAACAGGTGCAGGACAACATGGTGTTGCAACAGCTACCGTCTGCGCGAGATTTGGACTAAAGTGCGTAATTTACATGGGTGTTCAGGATATGGAACGCCAAAGTCTTAATGTGTTTCGGATGCGATTAATGGGTGCGGAAGTTAGCCCTGTATCGGCAGGAACAGGAACGCTTAAAGATGCAACTTCCGAAGCAATCCGCGATTGGGTAACGAATGTTGAAAGTACTCATTATATTTTAGGTTCTGTTGCAGGACCGCACCCGTATCCCATGATTGTGCGTGATTTTCATGCAGTCATTGGGAAAGAAACTCGCGCCCAGTGTTTAGAAAAATGGGGCGGATTACCTGATATTCTTCTCGCGTGCGTGGGTGGTGGTTCTAATGCAATGGGTTTATTCCACGAGTTTGTCAATGAACCATCTGTAAGGTTGATTGGTGTTGAAGCAGCAGGGGAAGGCGTCAATACCGAAAAACACGCGGCTACTTTGACTCAAGGGCGTGTTGGTGTTTTACACGGCGCGATGAGTTATCTACTGCAAGACGATGATGGTCAAGTTTTAGAGGCACACTCAATTAGTGCAGGGTTAGATTATCCTGGGGTAGGACCTGAACATAGTTATTTAAAAGATCAGCAACGAGCAGAATATTACAGCGTTACTGACGAAGAAGCCTTAGCTGCATTTAAACGCACAGCACAGCTAGAGGGGATCATACCCGCACTTGAAACCGCGCATGCGATCGCCTATCTCGATACCTTATGTCCGCAACTTGATGGTAGTCCGCGAATTGTCATCAATTGTTCAGGGCGTGGTGATAAGGACGTGCAAACTGTTGCAAAGCATCTTCAGTGA